In Archangium violaceum, the following are encoded in one genomic region:
- a CDS encoding HEAT repeat domain-containing protein: protein MKRSLAFLACALAVALLGPGCAHAPAPTAASAPAVAPAPTAAPVDANALRQEAEAAYFALDFPRCAERYRSSADASPEAATRGELLYSAACCASLAGAHQEGLGLLRRAVQEGYPQADTLANDPELRPLRALEGWDAVLAQARANAQKAPKPPPPLRVLAGVDVYGSRRVDAETVRRAFGFEVGRPFVFSQALVTMKETELRRQYALAFSHVAYISYHAGAEAGRDYITVDLVDEDEAWRLKFLPEPAGHPEDPEGLVARWREYEDRAWTLLRRGELDLAKPVCRVTHCSLGFGHPELSSFEPVFVEKVPARVDALARVLREDADPKNRAAAAFLLAYASESGPAIERLVGSIRDSSPLVRNNVLRVLGALQRNADRPLVELSRVLDAMALPQTTDRNKATSLLAAVLEKTSPSELTARRADILRQAGAQLVAMTALQQPINRDPARTVLERLSGEQHDSEGWRVWLRKQQRP, encoded by the coding sequence ATGAAAAGGTCTCTCGCGTTCCTGGCGTGTGCGCTCGCCGTGGCCCTGCTCGGGCCGGGGTGCGCCCACGCCCCGGCACCCACCGCCGCTTCGGCGCCCGCTGTCGCTCCGGCGCCCACCGCCGCTCCGGTGGATGCGAATGCGCTGAGGCAAGAGGCCGAGGCGGCGTACTTCGCGCTCGACTTCCCTCGCTGTGCCGAGCGCTACCGCTCGTCCGCGGACGCGAGCCCGGAGGCCGCCACCCGTGGCGAGCTCCTCTATTCCGCGGCGTGCTGCGCATCGTTGGCCGGTGCTCACCAGGAGGGGCTCGGGCTGCTGCGGCGCGCGGTCCAGGAGGGCTACCCCCAGGCCGACACGCTGGCGAATGATCCCGAGCTCCGCCCGCTGCGCGCGCTCGAGGGCTGGGACGCGGTGCTCGCCCAGGCGAGGGCCAATGCCCAGAAGGCGCCCAAGCCCCCACCGCCCCTGCGCGTGCTCGCGGGGGTCGACGTGTATGGCTCGCGCCGCGTCGATGCCGAGACGGTGCGCCGCGCGTTCGGCTTCGAAGTGGGCCGGCCCTTCGTGTTCAGCCAGGCGCTGGTGACGATGAAGGAGACCGAGCTCCGGAGACAGTACGCCCTGGCCTTCTCCCATGTGGCGTACATCAGCTACCACGCGGGCGCCGAGGCGGGCCGCGACTACATCACCGTGGACCTGGTGGACGAGGACGAGGCCTGGCGGCTGAAGTTCCTCCCCGAGCCGGCCGGGCATCCGGAGGACCCGGAGGGGCTCGTGGCGCGGTGGCGGGAGTACGAGGACCGGGCCTGGACGCTGCTGCGCCGGGGCGAGCTGGACCTCGCGAAGCCCGTCTGCCGGGTGACGCACTGCTCGCTGGGCTTCGGCCACCCCGAGCTGTCGTCCTTCGAGCCCGTCTTCGTGGAGAAGGTCCCCGCCCGCGTGGACGCGCTGGCCCGCGTGCTGCGCGAGGACGCCGACCCGAAGAACCGGGCCGCCGCCGCCTTCCTGCTCGCGTATGCCTCCGAGTCGGGTCCAGCCATCGAGCGGCTCGTGGGCTCCATCCGGGACTCTTCCCCGCTGGTGCGCAACAACGTGCTCCGCGTGCTGGGCGCCCTGCAGCGCAACGCGGACCGGCCGCTCGTCGAGCTGTCCCGCGTGCTCGATGCCATGGCCCTTCCGCAGACGACCGACCGCAACAAGGCCACCAGCCTGCTCGCGGCCGTGCTCGAGAAGACGAGCCCCTCGGAGCTGACGGCCCGTCGCGCGGACATCCTCCGTCAGGCCGGTGCGCAGCTCGTGGCCATGACCGCGCTCCAGCAGCCCATCAACCGCGACCCGGCCCGCACCGTGCTGGAGCGCCTCTCGGGAGAGCAGCACGACTCCGAGGGCTGGCGAGTGTGGCTCCGGAAGCAACAACGGCCGTGA
- a CDS encoding TIGR04500 family putative peptide maturation system protein — MKESLLAAVRDSLELLVRLRQERLEPDQAKELVRELKARHPAHWMNMVWEQETYEDKRHYDILVGDDDGTYSLGYCADESLPWPARGLQRMNESLVVRVNDEPIRINQVITSLDYAWHTLHIGRHLINVAIIEQELQGGVVEVTDEDFAEALLEFRQRRRLFTAAQVERWMLEHGTTEQLLENHLRSTVAQKKLRQRVSEGREEAWFNSHRAEFDRVQVARVFIADQAEAQRTYEQLRGKPGQFLQMAQTRFLERNEPSDLFVTLRRGEVEPQQAEVLFSTEPGQLAPPVSSGNGCELVQVLRFLPARFDEAMRAKVADQMFEEWLAQKRREARVEWYWGAAEAAPLPAVSL, encoded by the coding sequence ATGAAGGAGTCCCTGCTTGCCGCCGTCCGCGACTCGCTCGAGCTGCTGGTGCGGCTGCGCCAGGAGCGGCTCGAGCCCGACCAGGCCAAGGAGCTGGTCCGCGAGTTGAAGGCCCGTCACCCCGCTCACTGGATGAACATGGTCTGGGAGCAGGAGACGTACGAGGACAAGCGTCACTACGACATCCTCGTCGGCGATGATGACGGCACGTACTCGCTGGGCTACTGCGCCGACGAGTCGCTGCCCTGGCCCGCGCGCGGGCTACAGCGGATGAACGAGTCGCTCGTGGTGCGCGTCAACGACGAGCCCATCCGCATCAACCAGGTCATCACCAGCCTGGACTACGCGTGGCACACCCTGCACATCGGCCGTCACCTCATCAACGTGGCCATCATCGAGCAGGAGCTCCAGGGCGGCGTCGTCGAGGTCACCGACGAGGACTTCGCCGAGGCGCTGCTCGAGTTCCGCCAGCGGCGGCGGCTGTTCACCGCGGCCCAGGTGGAGCGCTGGATGCTCGAGCACGGCACCACCGAGCAGCTGCTGGAGAATCACCTGCGCTCGACGGTGGCGCAGAAGAAGCTGCGCCAGCGCGTGTCCGAGGGCCGTGAGGAGGCGTGGTTCAACAGCCACCGTGCCGAATTCGATCGTGTCCAGGTCGCCCGGGTGTTCATCGCCGACCAGGCCGAGGCCCAGCGGACGTACGAGCAACTGCGCGGCAAGCCGGGCCAGTTCCTCCAGATGGCCCAGACGCGCTTCCTGGAGCGCAACGAGCCGAGCGACCTGTTCGTCACGCTGCGGCGCGGAGAGGTCGAGCCCCAGCAAGCCGAGGTCCTCTTCTCCACCGAGCCGGGGCAGTTGGCCCCTCCCGTCAGCAGCGGGAATGGCTGCGAGCTGGTGCAGGTGTTGCGCTTCCTCCCCGCCCGGTTCGACGAGGCGATGCGCGCGAAGGTGGCGGACCAGATGTTCGAGGAGTGGCTCGCCCAGAAGCGCCGCGAGGCCCGCGTGGAGTGGTACTGGGGCGCGGCCGAGGCCGCTCCGTTGCCCGCCGTGTCCTTGTGA
- a CDS encoding MvdC/MvdD family ATP grasp protein produces the protein MILIVSEPKDLHANAVEAKLLQRGARVCRFDWAEFPGTAAMSISYRGGHKSVRLTRGGEVFELAECTSAWLRRPSKPRVPTHIPLPLLKEYADEECYRLVQDTTNALEEVPWLPGPIDAIRRADNKQLQLQLATQLGLEIPPTLITNEPDEFLEFYRQHDGQLIDKFPSVAMPASQRTGRELIRYTQPVTTRDVGYARRLRHSPMLFQARVPKKFELRITVVGEAVLAAEIHSQSTKRTQLDWRHYDLGHTPHREHHLPDSVRRACLELVARLGLCFGAIDIIVTPDDRYVFLEINPNGQWLWIEEQTGLPIGDAICTALMNPGAPTRFPTSRPSRASQEKCP, from the coding sequence ATGATTCTCATCGTGAGTGAACCCAAGGACCTGCACGCCAACGCCGTCGAGGCGAAGCTGCTCCAGCGCGGCGCCAGGGTGTGCCGCTTCGACTGGGCCGAGTTCCCTGGCACGGCGGCGATGTCCATCTCCTATCGCGGCGGGCACAAGAGTGTCCGGCTCACCCGCGGCGGCGAGGTGTTCGAGCTGGCCGAGTGCACCAGCGCCTGGTTGCGCCGCCCGAGCAAGCCTCGCGTCCCCACGCACATCCCCTTGCCGCTGCTCAAGGAGTACGCGGACGAGGAGTGCTACCGGCTCGTCCAGGACACCACCAACGCCTTGGAGGAGGTCCCCTGGTTGCCAGGGCCCATCGACGCCATCCGGCGCGCGGACAACAAGCAGCTCCAGCTTCAGTTGGCCACGCAGCTCGGGCTCGAGATTCCTCCCACGCTCATCACCAACGAGCCGGATGAGTTCCTGGAATTCTATCGCCAGCATGACGGGCAGCTCATCGACAAGTTTCCCAGTGTCGCCATGCCCGCCAGCCAGCGCACCGGCCGCGAGCTGATCCGCTACACGCAGCCAGTCACCACCCGCGACGTGGGCTACGCGCGGCGCCTGCGCCACAGCCCCATGTTGTTCCAGGCCCGTGTGCCCAAGAAGTTCGAGCTGCGCATCACCGTCGTCGGTGAGGCGGTGCTCGCCGCCGAAATCCATTCCCAGTCCACCAAGCGCACCCAGCTCGACTGGCGTCACTATGACCTGGGCCACACTCCGCACCGCGAGCACCACCTGCCGGACTCCGTCCGCCGCGCCTGCCTGGAGCTCGTCGCCCGCCTGGGACTGTGCTTCGGCGCCATCGACATCATCGTCACCCCGGATGACCGCTACGTCTTCCTGGAGATCAACCCCAACGGCCAATGGTTGTGGATAGAGGAGCAGACGGGCCTGCCCATCGGCGATGCCATCTGCACCGCGCTCATGAACCCGGGCGCTCCCACCCGTTTTCCCACCAGCCGGCCCTCGCGCGCCTCACAGGAGAAGTGCCCATGA
- a CDS encoding M4 family metallopeptidase, which produces MRTRMLAACLTFALTACGTEQSDPSAGEAKVDATDLGSTQDIEAALAAFPSTQVLGTHDNGVPYMVRGDFGSTDLSLQGLAARDAHAQVNQALAGIAPMFRLNAADLVVRHLTQDEQGHTHIRYAQMKNGLPVVGQELAVHVDGDGRIYAANGSARDGEQLPSRARISPEAARVVSLESTPGGSSTQESPRLVYIRSSADGRLKLAFETLVTGSHEGMPVKDRVFVNALDGAVVERISEIHDALNRAIYSATPPPTHLVRSEGQAPTGDPVVDKAYDNLGLFYNCFSQNLGRDSFNGAGAQLRATVHYGSNYVNAYWDGSQMTCGDGDGVNSGSLCNDLDVVVHEFTHAVTEYDSNLIYSGESGGLNEGMSDIFAAYCESWTRTWATDLDVWKVGEDIWTPSTAGDALRYMYDPALDGSSLDYWTSSAGSVDVHYSSGIANLAFKLLSTGGTHPRGKSTTVVTGIGVQKAGAIFYKANRDLMTASTTFAQAKTYTEQAAISLYGTGSAEVAAVTAAWTAVGVGVSVPPPPASPLTNGVAKTGLSGATGSQTYYYLDVPASKASSFVISGGTGDVDLYVKAGSAPTTSSYDCRPYLSGNNETCNIAAKTAATRIYVLLRGYSTYASVSLKGSY; this is translated from the coding sequence ATGCGTACCCGCATGCTCGCAGCTTGTCTCACGTTCGCCCTCACGGCCTGTGGCACGGAGCAGTCGGACCCTTCCGCCGGTGAGGCGAAGGTCGATGCCACCGACCTCGGCTCCACCCAGGACATCGAGGCGGCCCTCGCCGCCTTCCCCTCGACGCAGGTGCTCGGCACGCACGACAACGGCGTTCCGTACATGGTTCGCGGCGACTTCGGCTCGACCGACCTGTCGCTTCAGGGGCTCGCGGCCCGGGATGCTCACGCGCAGGTCAACCAGGCCCTGGCCGGCATCGCTCCCATGTTCCGCTTGAATGCCGCCGACCTCGTCGTGCGCCACCTCACCCAGGACGAGCAGGGCCACACCCACATCCGCTATGCCCAGATGAAGAACGGGCTGCCGGTCGTGGGCCAGGAGCTTGCCGTCCACGTGGACGGTGACGGCCGCATCTACGCCGCCAATGGCTCGGCCCGCGATGGCGAGCAGCTCCCCTCCCGCGCCCGCATCTCCCCCGAGGCCGCGCGTGTCGTGTCGCTCGAGAGCACGCCGGGTGGCAGCTCCACGCAGGAGTCGCCCCGGCTCGTCTACATCCGCTCCAGCGCGGACGGGCGGTTGAAGCTGGCCTTCGAGACCCTCGTCACGGGCTCGCACGAGGGCATGCCGGTGAAGGATCGCGTCTTCGTCAACGCCCTCGATGGTGCCGTCGTGGAGCGCATCTCGGAGATCCACGACGCACTCAACCGCGCCATCTACTCGGCGACCCCTCCGCCCACCCACCTGGTCCGCAGCGAGGGGCAGGCTCCCACGGGGGACCCCGTCGTGGACAAGGCCTATGACAACCTCGGCCTCTTCTACAATTGCTTCTCTCAGAACCTCGGCCGCGACTCGTTCAACGGCGCCGGGGCGCAGCTGCGGGCCACCGTCCACTACGGCAGCAACTACGTCAACGCCTACTGGGACGGCAGCCAGATGACCTGCGGTGACGGAGATGGCGTCAACAGTGGTTCGCTGTGCAACGACCTGGATGTCGTCGTCCACGAGTTCACCCACGCGGTGACCGAGTACGATTCCAATCTCATCTACTCGGGCGAGTCCGGCGGCCTCAACGAGGGCATGAGCGACATCTTCGCCGCCTACTGCGAGAGCTGGACGCGCACCTGGGCCACGGACCTGGACGTGTGGAAGGTGGGCGAGGACATCTGGACGCCCTCCACCGCGGGTGACGCGCTCCGCTACATGTATGACCCGGCGCTGGACGGCTCCTCGCTCGACTACTGGACGAGCAGCGCCGGCAGCGTGGACGTGCACTACAGCTCGGGTATCGCCAACCTGGCGTTCAAGCTGCTGTCCACGGGCGGCACGCACCCGCGCGGCAAGTCGACCACGGTGGTGACGGGCATCGGCGTGCAGAAGGCCGGCGCCATCTTCTACAAGGCCAACAGGGATTTGATGACGGCCTCCACCACCTTCGCCCAGGCGAAGACCTACACCGAGCAGGCCGCGATTTCGCTCTACGGCACTGGCTCGGCCGAGGTGGCCGCGGTGACGGCGGCCTGGACGGCCGTGGGCGTGGGCGTGTCGGTGCCTCCTCCGCCGGCCAGCCCGCTGACCAACGGCGTGGCGAAGACGGGCCTGTCGGGCGCCACGGGCTCGCAGACCTACTACTACCTGGACGTGCCGGCCAGCAAGGCGTCCAGCTTCGTCATCAGCGGCGGCACGGGTGACGTGGACCTGTATGTGAAGGCGGGCTCCGCGCCGACCACGTCCTCGTACGACTGCCGTCCGTACCTGAGTGGCAACAACGAGACGTGCAACATCGCGGCGAAGACCGCGGCCACCCGCATCTACGTGTTGTTGCGCGGGTACTCCACGTACGCGAGCGTCTCACTCAAGGGCAGCTACTAG
- a CDS encoding alpha/beta fold hydrolase, with translation MAERKVQSNGIELWTESFGDSRDPAILLVMGASAQGIAWPEELIEQLVAGGHFVIRYDHRDTGQSTCFDFQKNPYTLADMAADTVGLLDAYGITAAHLVGASMGGMISQMVSILHPERVRTLTVMMSTPLRPATLESIQQAIQGRTTTEAPLPPPAPHIIEMHMAAASKPPVTRQEHIDFQVKMVRALSGSAAPFDEPDIRRKVERMLERARNPAAAMNHGLVPSATHEQAEALKRLRVPTLVIHGSEDPILPPAHGVAVAETIPGARLLMLQGLGHDFPRPLLGEMARAILTHAGSRA, from the coding sequence ATGGCGGAACGCAAGGTGCAGTCCAATGGCATCGAGTTGTGGACCGAGAGCTTTGGCGACTCCAGGGACCCAGCCATCCTGTTGGTGATGGGCGCCTCGGCCCAGGGCATCGCCTGGCCCGAGGAGCTCATCGAGCAGCTGGTCGCCGGAGGGCACTTCGTCATCCGCTACGACCATCGAGACACCGGCCAGTCGACCTGCTTCGACTTCCAGAAGAATCCCTACACGCTGGCGGACATGGCCGCGGACACGGTGGGCTTGCTCGATGCGTACGGCATCACCGCGGCCCATCTGGTGGGCGCCTCGATGGGAGGAATGATTTCCCAGATGGTGAGCATCCTCCACCCCGAGCGCGTGCGTACCCTCACCGTGATGATGTCCACGCCGCTGCGGCCCGCGACCCTGGAGTCCATCCAGCAGGCCATCCAGGGTCGGACAACGACGGAGGCGCCGCTGCCACCGCCCGCCCCACACATCATCGAGATGCACATGGCGGCGGCCAGCAAACCGCCCGTCACGCGCCAGGAGCACATCGACTTCCAGGTGAAGATGGTCCGAGCCCTGTCCGGCAGCGCGGCCCCCTTCGACGAGCCGGATATCCGGCGGAAGGTGGAACGGATGCTCGAACGTGCGCGCAACCCGGCCGCCGCGATGAACCACGGGCTCGTGCCCTCCGCCACTCACGAGCAGGCCGAGGCGCTGAAGCGCCTGCGCGTCCCCACGCTCGTCATTCACGGATCCGAGGATCCGATCCTTCCTCCCGCGCACGGGGTCGCCGTGGCCGAGACCATCCCCGGAGCCAGGCTGCTCATGCTACAAGGGCTGGGCCACGATTTTCCCCGCCCACTGCTCGGGGAGATGGCGCGAGCGATCCTCACGCACGCGGGCTCGAGGGCCTGA
- a CDS encoding ELWxxDGT repeat protein, which yields MKVTEATRLLLAGMVVVLGGCTETRGRDDVQEPAPSTASQVLPLGAAQVRDINTRPVRFPQHRPGSVALTSGVSLFVAEDELHGRELWRGDGTEAGTSLVKDLAPGLKGSGPRLLTLAQGTVFFAAQSGGADDFGSEELWKTDGTAAGTVLVKRLPRTGDSDQIGAMVQVGGTVFFIYHQYDGNYLQQLWKSDGTEAGTVLLQQLAPTDSCGCDFELLSTGTTLFFTGRDAANNLVLWKRAGTGAAVLLKTIPVPSSSYISSHLLTQVGSSLFFTVDKVLWKSDGTPAGTVAVATQSSRIADLEAVNGTLFLSSSASLWKSNGTAPVLVRSFDDAPGSLTALGNALYFIGTDALGGRELWTSDGTTAGTRQVKDLVPGVDGSAPQELVPWNGGLYFTASAAVGTRGLWRSDGTAAGTLALKTWAEAENPWYGQSPYLTPVGSALLFSVPEGPVDESGSPLDRRPRNTWRTTGTVKGTRELAGVWAGTRSSQTRQRPLGVVGGTVFFVASDGNPGEALWKSDGTAAGTVQLRALARVAPEEDTWLRTPGAAHVGGTLFFTADDGVHGLELWKSDGTAVGTVLVKDLRPGPDSSEPGELTAFNGALFFKAYDDVNGMSLWRSDGTEAGTVPVKSMGQEDSSGSVDELTVMGGVLYFEADDSLHEPGLWKSDGTPGGTSLVKVPFANNYASLGMFMAVNGTLFFSARDGYGAEQLWKSDGTQSGTVLVKGGFEALEMSHPVPSQNLLYFTADDGVHGYELWRSDGTEAGTHLLEDIHPGLGGSASHALTATGSGVVFVAYEETHGWELWRTDGTEAGTHLLVELLPGPRGGVRPREQDYLVDILGLEERGLALFTGVDEAGGAELWRTDGTVAGTFRMLDLVPGPDSSEPDSFARVGDRLFFMAGDKAYGREPRFLAIPRDLGSATGTAVVQGTTCTAASHVTPSCTYNALAPDSTFAWTAPSAGVFTFTTAGSSYDTSLEVSDSASGTSLGCNDDANETLQSSVTVSLSAGQTVLVTVDGYDTECGPFRLGILPTP from the coding sequence ATGAAGGTGACAGAGGCAACCCGGTTGCTGCTCGCCGGAATGGTGGTTGTGCTCGGCGGCTGCACGGAGACACGTGGAAGGGATGACGTTCAGGAACCGGCTCCGAGCACCGCGAGCCAGGTGTTACCGCTGGGTGCGGCCCAGGTGCGGGACATCAACACCCGCCCGGTCCGGTTTCCCCAGCACCGCCCCGGGTCCGTGGCCCTGACGAGTGGCGTGTCGCTCTTCGTGGCGGAAGACGAGCTGCATGGCAGGGAGCTGTGGCGCGGTGACGGGACCGAGGCGGGCACCTCGCTGGTGAAGGACCTCGCGCCAGGACTGAAGGGCTCTGGGCCCCGGCTCCTGACGCTCGCGCAGGGGACGGTCTTCTTCGCGGCCCAGAGTGGGGGCGCGGACGACTTCGGGAGCGAGGAGCTCTGGAAGACGGACGGCACCGCGGCGGGCACCGTCCTGGTGAAGCGCCTGCCCAGGACCGGTGACTCGGACCAGATTGGAGCCATGGTCCAGGTGGGTGGAACGGTGTTCTTCATCTACCACCAGTACGACGGGAACTATCTGCAGCAGCTCTGGAAGAGCGATGGCACCGAGGCGGGCACCGTGCTCCTCCAGCAACTGGCTCCCACGGACAGCTGCGGCTGCGATTTCGAGCTGCTCTCCACGGGCACCACCTTGTTCTTCACCGGCAGGGACGCCGCGAACAACCTGGTGCTGTGGAAGCGGGCTGGGACCGGCGCGGCCGTGCTCCTCAAGACGATCCCCGTGCCGTCCAGCTCCTACATCTCCAGTCACCTCCTCACCCAGGTGGGCAGCTCGCTCTTCTTCACCGTGGACAAGGTCCTGTGGAAGAGCGACGGGACGCCCGCGGGAACGGTCGCCGTGGCCACGCAGTCCTCCAGGATCGCCGACCTGGAGGCCGTCAACGGCACCCTCTTCCTCTCGAGCTCCGCGTCGCTCTGGAAGAGCAATGGCACGGCGCCGGTCCTCGTCCGGAGCTTCGATGACGCGCCGGGCTCGCTCACCGCGCTCGGCAATGCCCTGTATTTCATTGGCACCGACGCCCTGGGCGGACGTGAGCTGTGGACGAGCGATGGCACGACGGCGGGCACGCGCCAGGTGAAGGATCTGGTCCCGGGCGTGGACGGCTCGGCCCCCCAGGAGCTCGTCCCCTGGAACGGTGGCCTCTACTTCACCGCCTCGGCCGCGGTGGGCACGCGCGGGCTGTGGCGCAGCGACGGCACCGCCGCCGGAACGCTCGCCCTCAAGACGTGGGCCGAAGCGGAGAACCCCTGGTACGGACAGTCTCCCTATCTCACCCCGGTGGGGAGCGCGCTGCTCTTCTCCGTGCCGGAGGGCCCGGTGGACGAGTCGGGCTCCCCGCTGGACCGCAGGCCGCGGAACACGTGGAGGACGACCGGGACCGTGAAGGGAACCCGGGAGCTGGCGGGCGTCTGGGCCGGCACCCGGAGCTCCCAGACCCGGCAGCGCCCGCTCGGCGTCGTCGGGGGCACGGTCTTCTTCGTCGCCTCGGATGGCAACCCCGGCGAGGCGCTCTGGAAGAGCGATGGGACGGCGGCCGGCACGGTCCAGCTCAGGGCCCTGGCGCGGGTGGCTCCGGAGGAGGACACGTGGCTGCGCACGCCCGGAGCGGCGCACGTGGGCGGGACGCTCTTCTTCACGGCGGACGACGGGGTGCATGGCCTCGAGCTGTGGAAGAGCGATGGCACCGCCGTCGGGACGGTGCTGGTCAAGGACCTCCGCCCGGGCCCCGACTCCTCCGAACCCGGGGAGCTCACCGCGTTCAACGGCGCCCTGTTCTTCAAGGCGTATGACGACGTCAACGGGATGTCCCTGTGGCGCAGCGATGGAACCGAGGCCGGCACCGTTCCCGTCAAGTCCATGGGCCAGGAGGACTCCTCGGGGAGCGTCGACGAGCTCACGGTGATGGGAGGCGTCCTCTATTTCGAGGCGGATGACAGCCTTCACGAGCCGGGGTTGTGGAAGAGTGACGGCACTCCGGGCGGGACGAGCCTGGTCAAGGTGCCCTTCGCCAATAACTACGCCTCGCTCGGCATGTTCATGGCGGTGAACGGCACGCTGTTCTTCAGCGCTCGCGACGGATACGGCGCGGAGCAGCTCTGGAAGAGCGATGGCACGCAGAGCGGCACGGTCCTCGTCAAGGGCGGGTTCGAGGCCCTGGAGATGTCCCACCCGGTGCCCTCACAGAACCTGTTGTACTTCACCGCGGACGATGGCGTTCACGGCTACGAGCTGTGGCGGAGCGATGGCACGGAGGCCGGGACGCACCTGCTCGAGGACATCCATCCCGGACTCGGGGGCTCCGCGTCGCATGCGCTCACGGCCACGGGCTCGGGAGTGGTGTTCGTGGCCTACGAGGAGACCCACGGCTGGGAGCTCTGGAGAACCGACGGCACGGAGGCCGGGACGCACCTGCTCGTGGAGTTGCTTCCGGGTCCGCGAGGAGGCGTCCGCCCCAGGGAGCAGGATTACCTCGTCGACATCCTCGGGTTGGAGGAGCGGGGCCTGGCGCTCTTCACCGGTGTGGACGAGGCCGGCGGCGCGGAGCTGTGGCGGACGGATGGGACGGTGGCGGGCACGTTCCGGATGCTGGACCTCGTGCCCGGCCCCGACTCCTCCGAACCCGATTCGTTCGCCCGCGTGGGGGACAGGCTCTTCTTCATGGCGGGTGACAAGGCGTACGGCCGCGAGCCGCGGTTCCTCGCCATCCCCAGGGACCTCGGCTCGGCCACCGGCACCGCCGTCGTCCAGGGCACCACGTGCACCGCGGCGAGCCATGTGACTCCCAGTTGCACCTACAACGCCCTGGCTCCGGACTCCACGTTCGCCTGGACGGCCCCCTCGGCGGGGGTCTTCACCTTCACCACGGCGGGCTCCAGCTATGACACGAGCCTTGAGGTGTCGGACTCCGCCTCCGGCACGTCGCTGGGGTGCAACGACGACGCGAACGAGACGCTCCAGTCGTCCGTGACGGTGAGCCTGTCGGCCGGGCAGACCGTCCTCGTCACCGTCGACGGTTACGACACCGAGTGCGGCCCCTTCCGCCTCGGCATCCTTCCCACACCGTGA
- a CDS encoding IQ calmodulin-binding motif-containing protein: MKILEYGTGLSANDVVKETKGSPAQHNANWLIETLKQFDGVAESVVTKKNVPSRQFKILTAYFEFIELCRSDDAVLHLFPKPGKQEEKKQGKASTSAPSAPSLRDQAYTTVQQMKSKEKIPGLWMIDELIRASESVSCVSGFSRDLLTKATTYFKTRLSTTDLGTTFLPLVGPSWYVYIDHRLLKPKTQLAKETKYYDPNHMDMPGKLKPEKSHTFLGLRYLEILAGAGSPDASLLQQLLASPCDIINPGLDWPTRLWFMVACLAESGRHVEWHLLGRIGIELVRQRVIPWGTLVKDELWAPQTDGAVDAMKFYKNKGEPRYDDWRYFDRCVELLITWMMSLHQTQAPTTEFDTWLQANLRTQLELLVSGINKNDWSRVPDLSTYRPRIAAPPPVVPVKPKTQLEVFQDRIDLAKKRQEAAPVIQSAVRGYLARLHFRRQKQAAAQQQPTIQEPVAQ, from the coding sequence ATGAAGATCCTGGAATACGGCACGGGGCTCAGCGCCAATGATGTCGTGAAGGAGACGAAGGGTTCTCCCGCCCAACACAACGCGAACTGGCTCATCGAAACGCTCAAGCAGTTCGATGGCGTGGCCGAGTCCGTGGTGACGAAGAAGAACGTCCCCAGCCGGCAGTTCAAGATCCTCACCGCGTACTTCGAATTCATCGAGCTCTGCCGGAGTGACGACGCCGTCCTGCACCTCTTCCCCAAGCCGGGGAAGCAAGAGGAGAAGAAGCAGGGGAAGGCGTCCACCAGCGCGCCCTCGGCCCCATCGCTCAGGGACCAGGCCTACACGACGGTCCAGCAGATGAAGAGCAAGGAGAAGATCCCTGGCTTGTGGATGATCGATGAGCTGATCAGGGCGAGCGAGAGTGTGAGCTGCGTCTCGGGTTTCTCGAGGGATCTGCTCACCAAGGCGACGACCTACTTCAAGACGCGGCTCTCGACCACCGACCTGGGAACGACCTTCCTGCCGCTCGTAGGGCCGAGTTGGTACGTCTATATCGACCACCGCCTGCTCAAGCCCAAGACACAGCTGGCAAAGGAGACGAAGTACTACGACCCCAACCACATGGACATGCCGGGCAAGCTCAAGCCCGAGAAGAGCCATACGTTCTTGGGGCTGCGGTACCTGGAGATCCTCGCCGGTGCGGGCTCTCCGGATGCGAGTCTTCTGCAACAACTCCTCGCGAGTCCCTGCGACATCATCAACCCGGGGCTCGACTGGCCGACGCGGCTGTGGTTCATGGTGGCGTGTCTGGCCGAGTCCGGCCGCCACGTGGAATGGCATCTGCTGGGGCGCATCGGTATCGAGCTGGTGCGCCAGCGGGTGATTCCGTGGGGCACGCTCGTGAAGGACGAGCTCTGGGCTCCGCAGACCGACGGCGCCGTCGATGCCATGAAGTTCTACAAGAACAAGGGAGAGCCGCGTTACGACGACTGGCGTTACTTCGACCGCTGCGTCGAGCTGCTCATCACCTGGATGATGTCACTTCACCAGACCCAGGCGCCGACCACGGAATTCGACACGTGGCTCCAGGCCAACCTGAGGACGCAGCTGGAGCTGCTGGTGAGCGGCATCAACAAGAACGACTGGAGCAGGGTACCGGACCTGTCGACGTACCGGCCGCGGATCGCCGCGCCGCCGCCGGTGGTGCCCGTGAAGCCCAAGACGCAGCTGGAGGTCTTCCAGGACCGGATCGACCTGGCGAAGAAGCGGCAGGAAGCGGCACCGGTGATTCAGAGCGCCGTGCGCGGTTATCTGGCGCGGCTGCACTTCCGGCGGCAGAAGCAGGCGGCGGCCCAGCAGCAGCCCACCATCCAGGAACCCGTTGCTCAATGA